The Lonchura striata isolate bLonStr1 chromosome 16, bLonStr1.mat, whole genome shotgun sequence genome contains the following window.
ATTATCCAAAGTGATAATATGTGTAGTCTTCATAAGCTTTTCTACTTGAACTGGTGAATGATACTCCTGTAACAGATACTGCTTGTTAAAGTACAATTTGCAGGTTGCAAGTGGAGAGGTATCCATAGCAGGTGCAGAATAAAAAGAGCTTTCTTTTATGGCTTTCTTTCAGTCAGAGCTGTTCTAGTAAGCAGTATCTTCTAATAGACCTGGTGTTGCTGGCTGCCTTTCcactgaaagcagaaaattatttctaaattctAACCAGGTACTCACttccttctggtttttttttgtaagaagtTATTTCCTTCAAATGCAAGTAGCTGGTAATGTTGGTTAATAGACTTTAAAAACTTGTTTTGCAAAGTAAGATTTAGTCCTGCTAAATGCAAAGAATGTGACAGTCTGCAATTTGGAAATTTAGTCACAAGACTGACTTGCACTGATTTGAAATGATTCTTGCTTCAGCCTTTTCTTCCCCATAATGGTCACAGGATGAGCTAGGTTTTTGATGGTTAAAGAAATAATGTAGCATTCTGTTTCTTATTCTCTAACCCTGCCTCTCTATGCCAGGTATACTGTTCTTGCTCTTCAGCTCTCTCTATTTTCATAGTTATATATCTTAGTGCTTATGATTTTCCCAATGAACTAAGTTTGCCCTTGTTGTCAGAGTTAGGAGAATAAAATCAACAACGCAGGAAACACGGAGAGTTGCTCTCAAAGGAGCTTTCAGGTAAAGGATTAAATCATTCAAAGTCATTGTCATGAGTGCTTCAGTCCACAGGAATTGTATCTGTGGGGCCTTTTGGGTGGAGAATCAGGGATCTGTGTGGTAGATTAGGGAGAGTACTATGAATTTCACAGAATTAATGAAGTATCTGAAATTTTACCCACTCCCTTTATGCAAAAACTGTATGTGCCTCCACTTAATAACACTTTACTGGACGCTAAAATTTAACTACATATTGTAACAATTTTCTAGGTGTTTCTGGGACAATTTTATAATGCAGGTTTCTAAACTCAGGTGAAGAAGTAGGAACCTCTGAGACACTGCATACACAAAGTAGCTGGCAGTCCTTTCCCAAAAACCTTACATAAGCAACCACAGGTGATATGAAGGATTTAACTTGCAAAGAAAGTGAACACAATGAAAATACTGTATTCTTACTATATTGTGAGGGATTTACAAGAGGAATGTGAAATGGAAGGGATAAGGCAAAAAAGTGACTAGGTGCAGAAAAATGGATAAAGAGTAAATAAGGAACAGAGCTCATGATACTGAAGAACAGCTGGAGGCAAACAGACACTTTGCTGCTTCCTTCTGCCTGGCTGCATTCTGTACCCCACTCTTACAGGACAAGTGAGGGATAGGCAGAGTGGGATCTGGATTCTGGTGGGTGCCATTGCACTATAAGAGTAGAAAGTAAATCCATTTGGGGTCCAGACCCAACACGCTGTTGGGAGAGACAGCAGCATGGTGGCTGTGAGGGGGATGCTGGCACTCTCTCTTCCCGTTTGTTTGTCTCTCCCTATGCGATAGTAAGTGAGTCTTTAGTGCTGCTGCATGTCATCTGTCACTGGGAAGATCTCATTTAGCAGAGGCACAATTTAGATTGCTTAAATTGAATTCAAGGAGTAAAATAGCAGAGTTGATGTTGATTGCTGTAATGGACCCTGCTGATCTCAATAAAACTACAAAGGGAGGCCTGTAGGAGGTGGTGCTTGCTGGTGCTGGTTGGGTACTTTGGCAAGATGCAGTAAAGATAAGTGGCCTTTGCTTCCGTGTATGATTCATGCTGGTTCCATTGCTAATACATCATTTAGAGATGAGGTTTTCTCCAGTGTAGTGTTTGATTAGTGTCAATACACAGCTCTTTACATTTTCTGAGAGGCTTTCCTGGTCTTTTGCAAAAGTGTTGAAACTGTTTGGACTGAGACAGTGGAAGAGTAGTGATCAGTACTGGAATCCAGCTGCTGATGCAGAATGTAAAACTCTGGCTTGTCTCTCAAACTCACTTTTGGCTTCCAGAAATCAGTCTGGTTCTTTATCATCCTGAAGACGTGTGGAACATGTGGAACAGGACAGGCATTCATGAATAAAACTTGAGTAACGGTGAAGCCCTGTGTAGTAATACCCTATAAAACTAAACTATCTTTATGGAAATAGAGcacattcagccttctgaatcacTTCTTCCATGAGTTCTATTCCCTTCATTCAACATTATTAAGTTATCTATGATGTAGTTCTGGAGTTCCCGGTTTTTATTCCACTTCAAGATGTGTGCAAATAGGATTTGCTTaatgaaatcttttttttaCTAAGGGATTGCAGCTAAAGAGCTTGAAGGTCCAAGTGGCTTTCCTGAAACTTGACGCCAGGACAAAGTGCTATTTTGGCAAGACATTAATGTTTGTGTCATTCTATTCTACATGAGGGTTAGTGTCTATAGCAGAACATTACCTGCACAGGAAGAAATGAAACTAATCTGGAATATTTTGTCAAGGCTGTTGATCTGTGACTTGAAAGTAGTTATTTTTCTGGGAGATGATTCAGAAGTATGAGTCTGCACTGATTGGAGTTTCCTGGTTATATCATTACAGGGTTGAATGATTTAAGTGGAAAGCACCTGCCCTCCACAGATCTTCTAACTTATTTATGTATCAATGATCATTAAACCCACTGATCCTAAACACTTCTGTACTCCAGAGAAGGTGCACAGGATTTATTTGTTTCAGCAAAATAAGTTGCTTGCTGAAATCCAAAAACATAACCCACAAGTGGATGCCACTCTGCAATGGGAAGATTTGTCAAGATCTCACTTTCTGCCTTTTACAAATAACCTCTGTCCTccagctactttttttttccttctaaatacTTTTTAAAGGGAAGACTAAGTCTAAATATCCTATGTTTTCCTGGAACTATGGTTTGCTGCATTCCATCATAGggtgaaaggaagaaagagatgGTTTAGTTTGAGCATTACCTGCTTTGGGTTCTTTCCAGTGAGCTATGACTGGTCAGAAATGTATAAACTGCCGGATTTCAATTTGCCTCAGCATATGTTGAAAATTTACTTCAAGTCATTAAAACTTTGTGAGTGGagaaaaaactgtattttcagaTGCTGGGCTCAGTGTTAGACTGTAAATGTCTCTGTGGATTTTCATTGTGATCCTGGCATGCAATGCATCATAAGactcaaagaaaataaagtggaTAATGACAGAGCCAACAGAGAATCTGTATGTTGGGCTTTTTTGAGTTTCTGGGGAAGCCTTTATGGATAAAGCTCGAGGTCTCTCAAATGAGTAAGAGAACGAAATGCTGGGTAGATTTTCCAGCCAGGCTGATCTGTTTCTTCTGGTTGGTTGATGTCAGCAAGTTGGTTGATATGGATGGCTGATGTTTTCTGCCAGTTTGCTTCTGGGTAATGCTGAGGTTGCACAACCCATACACTTCCATCAAAATGTCTATGCTCTCTACAGCTCCAGTGAAGACCAGGCAAGTTGGCAAACTGTTTAAATCAGTGCTCAGCTTTCCAGCTGCCTTGCTGGCAACCTTCCCAGCTTTTTGCATAGCTGAGTTCAAGAGAGTTGGATTCCTGGGAAACCAGttcaaaaaaatagaaaaatgtaattttgcaCACTCTTCAAAGAGAATTGTCTcagaattttcttcctctgagaAAGTAATACTTCCATCTTCAGCTTTTCATTGCAGTTTGAAATATAAACCACATCTATAGGGGACGTTTCGTTTTCCAAGCAAGTCTTTGCAGAAGACcacaataatatttttcaagatCATTTCCATGCTTTTTAATAGAATATAGGGACAGAATGTACTAATTCCTGAAGGGTTTGTGCAGAAGTTCAGATATGTTCTGAGCTAGTTCTCAAAAGATCACCAAGAGCTAAGTGGTTCCTGTCAAAGGAAATCTACCTCTACAGGAGATTTAAGCTTCTCATGACTTTTAAGTAAGAGCCTTGGATTTCTTTTAAGTAAGCCTTGGATTCATGGGGCATTTATTAAGTTTTTTTGGAGATGAGGAAAGAGGGCTCTGCTAACTGCTCTTGTGCTTTCATGAGAATCTCATTCTGTCTCTGTAGGTATGAAACTGTCACCTGAAAACCCACAAGCGTCACTTAGGAGAGACCATTTTATGGTTTCTTTTTGGCAGCGATCACACCCCATTGTTTGCAGAAGCAGGAGTGTGCACTGTGTGTTCCCATTGTCCAGTGTGCTTTTACTGGATGTGCTGGGTATTGGGCCTCAGAGCGCCCTTCCTCATGCTGTAATCAAAGTGTAGTCAGTGGTCTGATTAAAATGTAGGACTTTGAATTCAGTCAATCCCTCATGTTTATACACATAACTCTGCAAGTCAGAGTGCAAAACCTGGGCATTGTTTTACAACTACATCACACTGCAAGATTTTAGACTGTGTTCCAAGCTCTTAAGGCATGTAAATGACACAATAGTAATTTAAGTGCTTCTTTTGCAGAATAAGATTTTGAAAAGCCCTCAGAGACTAGACACTGTATAATTATCCATTTTGAAGATACTTTTCATATAATACTTCCTTTGCTGCAGTAAAAATGCCAAATAAAATCCACAGCAAATGGTAAAGTTTGTTGAGACTCTACTGTTAAGTGAGATTCAGCTCTGCTTTTCTAGGAATggagctgaaataaaaatagggTCCACTGGCTATTACCAGCTATGCCCTTTATagtttatttttcccttccctgctgtgGAATAGCTTTCCAGCTTAGGAAACTTGCATGGTGCCTTTAAGAAGAAATGCTAAAAAtagtttgcttttttattttgagtACCATTTTTGATTAATTGCAAGAACTGCCTGCTTAGTTTGGATTCTCTTTTTCTAATGTAACATTCCCTTTTTACTTGCTCATGAGGACTCCCATTCAATAAATTCTGACTAAGTCTGGCTTGTTTAAGATTAAAATGGAGCACTATGTGAGAAATCTAAAACCAGGCCTATTTAAAGGATTGAGGCATTAAACCTTTAGAAGGGCCCTCATTAAGAATGAGTCTTTAGATATTGTCAGCTCTGTACAAAGGCATGGTCCTGCAGCCCCTTATTCACAACTAAGGCTTAGAGATGCACTGCTagcaaggagcagagcaggtttCACCTCCTCTTTCATTTTGGAAATGTAGGtaaatttttggggaaaatttgtgCATTTGGCTTTTGCTGTTTAAGGAGGAGAGAGagaactttattttttcttagtgTTTTGACATGCTTCTAAAGCCTGGCCTCATTAGTGTTGGGAAAATGAATGTGGCACTGCAGTTCCGTAGGTTTGGAGAGACCTAACTATAGAGAAATGTGATTTCCTGTTTAACCTGCAATTTCTGGTGGACCCCAATTTCCCGATGGTGAGGTGATGAAGTTACAACCACTGCTGATTTATACTGTTTCATGTTATTTGTTAGTAGAATAGCAGAATCTACTAAGTTGGTAAAATGGAGTTccttccttttaattttatgcATCTGTATCTGTTTTGTAATCAGGTCTGTAATGGGTCTTCCTTTTAACATATTAATGAAGCAGTAGTGACAAAAATAAGGAAGGTTTCATCCTTCAAACCAAGGACTTGTCATGTCTTATCATTACAATGAAGCCTTTGAAAATCCAGACTATCATTTCTCAGAGACATTGGAAATTGATAGAAGGtgagtttatttaattttactcTGTGACTGTGCCATAAGAAATACTCATTTAGATGTAGAAGGTACTTCTTCTCTGAGGTTTTAATTTGTGGATTTATTTTAATCCCTCCTTTATGCTTTCATTCTCagacaattttttaaaactgttacCAGGAAGGCAGCAATCAAAGGAGATGGTTTGCTTTTTACATGTTGGATAGTTTTTAGTTAAATGTATTTATGACATAATATTGTACATATTTTTTAGTTCGAGTAATTTTCACAATGGGATATAACCTTAGATATCCTTGTTTTCCAAGCAGGTATTCCTGTTTAGTTAGAGTCTAAGATAACTTCAGGTGGAGAAAATGTTAGCCTTCTTATTTCAATTTATGATCAAATCAGAATTATGTTGTTGAAGTTCTAAATACAAAATATCTTTAATGTACTTAAGTTTGATGATAATAGGTAGCAGATTATTCAGGATACCTATTGAGGGTTTTTATGACAgtcaggattttcttttttgttgcttACACAGGGGGAGTTCTCAAAGGAATCGATTCTCTCACCAAACCCCTTATGATTCATCTCTGCATGGTTCCTCTGGAGAACACAGAGGCAGGGAGCAGAACTACCCTGTTGCCATCCCAATGGCTTCCCTGGGACCTGGCTCTGACTACAGCCAGGATTTACCCAGAACAGGTCCATATGGAAATTTCACAGGTATGGAATTTCTCATGTGACCAGCTTAGAGAATCCCTGGAACAAATAACAGTTGGCTCTGTCCCAAGGgagtcctgctgctctgcaaagctcaactctaaatatttttagctttttggttttttaagcAGTTCATGTGTTTTATTAGCAAATCCATGGATTGTTGTATGAGCAGATTAATAAATATGCCTTATATGGACTGAGTAAGTTGTTGAGTACTAGGATGTACATTGGAGTGGAATATGGGAGTTTTGTTGAGGAGTAAGTTGCTGTGCTGGCACTAGACCTGTATTTTGTCATAGGCTTGGCAGTCTGTGTCCATAAATAACCCATAGCAGTTTGCAACTTTGTGTAACTCTGATCTGCTTCAACAGATGAGCCTGAGCCAGAAGAGATTTACACCCCTTATTCTACCTTCCATATGCTGGATTATCCCTACATTCATGGAATTTCCAGTGGATCAGAAGGTAAGGATTGCATGTCAACCTCACCCTCCATAAAATAATactgataaatattttaaagccttGGTCAGGCATGGATATCTTCACATAATAAAAGGGGTCATAAACAGGGTCCTTCCACATCAGAGAGCTGAGCTCCACACTGGGATGTGACACTGGGACTGGCCATTATCTTGCTGGGAAGGTCAGGCAAGGAAAGCTGTGCCTAAACTCATCTGTGTCATGGCTGGAAGGCAGATGCTTCTAAGGAGTGTAGTCACCTGTTTGAAAAAGTGGATGAAAGGAGGTGGAGAGAGCAGCTGAACTTTGgccccagggaaatgggattttggcaCATATAACTTACCCAGCATGATGGAGTGTGATTCTAAAATGATCCCCCTGAAGGCTGGGGaaggatttttaaagaaaggccTTGTCTTCTAGGAATAAAGTCTTGAATAATTAATGTTGCATTTGTGAATGGGTTCGATGGAGTGCTCCATGACAGTTGAAGACTGGGCTCAGTTCCTCTTTTCCAGCATTTATCTGAAAAAGTGCTTGTGCTTGTCAAAGACGACCAGGAAAGGAGTGGGGGAGTGTGTTTGCATGAAATTGGTGAGATTGAAGTGCAGACTTTTAACTTGTTCTTGTGAAAGTGAAATTTGAATTTCAGAAGTCAAATTGTCAGGACATGTATGTTATTCAGACAGCTTCATTCGGAGACGCAACCGAAGACCGCCTGATGAGATCTTCAGCACTTCTTCCAGCATGTTTGAAACAGATCCTGTGTGCACTGAAGGTAGGGGTTTAGATAAGGGGTTCAATATTTGACAGTGTCTTGTACAAGGATGGTGTGTGGATGCTGCTCTGTTTCTCACCAGAACTGCATTACAGCCCTTATGTGGTTATGGGGACAATTTAGATTTGTGTTATGGTACTGATTAATCTTTTATGCTCTCCTAACACACTCAAATCCCATGATAAATGAAATGCAGTGCAGTATGAAGGTGTTAAATTGTAGAAAGAAATGCTAAGCTCTTTATTAGAATTTGTTTGACCAGCTAATAGATTGCTTTCAGCTACTGTGTCTGGAATTAGCATCAAATTCCAACTGTGAAGAAGCTGCCTGATTGTCAGGTCAGAGAGGTGTGTCTGTGGCATAGGTAGTGCTAAGTGTGGGCACTAACATCAACTAAaattacagaagaaataaagcaaaagttTAGCTTTCAAGTCAATAAGTAGCATCATAGAGGTGTCACTATCAAACAGTGATCAAGCAATGGACCAGAATCTTGGAGTTTTGTCAGTAGTTTATTTTCCTGTGTATTGCAGTTCTTTCTGTGAACATTACTGGACTACTTACTTGCATCTCAGAGTTCTGTAGGAGCTGGAGATATTCTGGgcaatattattaagtctcaagCTTGCACACCTTGGTAGCAGTGTAAATGGGGGATGTTGTTATAGCCATTTCTGGTTGTGTATAAAAAATACTGTATTCTTATCCCCAAATTTTGTTTTTTGCATGGGTTTGATGCAGAGGAAGATTTAGTTGGAAGTCTTGCAAGTATGTCCACCAATGAAAGGATTAAAGCAATCCAGAAGATGCCAGAGACcatgagaaaaaagagagagatcaggtaaaaaaaaaaagtttatctGTTTGGGTTTAAAAACATTGACTTCTAGCAACATCTAGCTATCAATTATGGGGGTTTGCCATTTGGTGAGCTGTGGTTTGCCACTTTATGACAAAGTACTTTTTAATGCACTTTTAAAGAGTTAAGGtcttgcaagagaaaataatttaacaatAGAGATAAGAAGAATATCTAATGATAATATAAATCAGAATATCAAGGTCCTGAGATTTAGTTATAAATTATGACCTGAGATTTAAGATTTATTTTCGAAGGAAACTTGGATGTTGGCCATTGCAAATGGAGAAGAGACCACATGATCTCAACCATCCTTTTGTCTCCTcacaaaatgtatttaaattctGCTGCCAGTGTGAGTTAGTGGAGGGGTTAGAACATGCTgtcacagcagggacaggagccaagATATCAGCTAATATAAAATGAACCAGTAAGAACATCTCCATGTTGTACTAATTCTCTTCATGTGCACAGGGGTGAAACTATATTTGCAGCATCTTCTAGGACTTCTTGATTCAATTACAACTCATACTATAATGCTTgtcacccctgccctgctcttccacagaaacaaagttcttaaagaaataacaaaaaaatcaagGCATCGTGGTGCTCAAAGTACACAgtgtctgcagggagcagcagtggtAAGTGCCAGAAGCTTCTGTCAGTCACAACAGAGCAAACCACTCTAGCTGCAATGCTACCACTGTCTCCAGAGGAATTTGGTGTCTTGCCTCATGTCATTAAAGATCCAGTTAATTGCTGCAGTGTTCATTAACAATGACTTGTGCTGCAGGAGCCCTTAGGAACACCAGTTCACCATCTTATGGTGCATGGAGTGGGGCAAATCCGTTGTTAACACTGAAATGAAGTGATAACATTAAAATGTGAAGCTTTATTATGTGAAATTGAGTCCTGTTTGCTTGCTGAGATTCATCTCTGtcctcttttccccttcagTCATTTCGGCGGTTTGGAAATACCCTTTCAGAATGTTTCCACCAACTGCGGCTATGGCACAAGACTCTGAAGATCATTGGTGCTGAGTTTGGAACAAGTGTgctttcttattttgttttcttgaagTGGCTGCTAAATTTGAACATCTTCTCATTCCTCATAAACTTTGGTTTCATCACAATTCCTCAGTTTCTTGCAGCAGAACCAAATAACCTTTCATTCACGGGCCTGGAGGTGTTCACTGGAGCTGTAAGTATTTAAATTTAATCACATCTGTGATTTCATGTTAAGGAATAGGACAGCTCCCACCTCCAATAACTGGTCTTCAGATGATGATGCTTTCCACCATGGAGTTGACAGCAAATATTCTGAATGATCTTCTTGTCTTTTCAGGGTTATTTTCAACAAACAGTGCTCTACTATGGCTTTTACACCAATGCTACAATCAGTAAAGTGGAGAATGGTCCATCTTACAACATGCAGCTGGCCTATATTTTCACTGTTGGAATATATTTTGTCATCTGTTTTCTTATCTTGTTGTTCAGGTAAACTGATTGTGAATTCCTATGTCTCTTATGTTAAGTGGAAAATAGCCacacaataaaaaaaccccatcctgTCAACAGTTAGAAGTAATAATTACTTGAGTATGTTTCCAATAAGTCCTATTTACAGCTGTGGAGTTTAAGTAGAAATTTCTGCTCAAAAGATAGTCTCCAGGATTCAAACCtttattacagaaattaaaagtaaCTGCAAAATAGTGAAGGACATACAGAGAATCCCACTTCAAACTGGGAATATTGTAATCCTCTTGCAAGATGCAGCTCCTAACATTGTTTCTTATTGATGTGGCCTTCCAGAGGTAAAGATTGTCAGCAACAATCCTGAGATGGAAATGCTAGAGTTTCTTAcataaagtttattttctaCATTGTTGTATGTGACATGCTCTGACATAGGTCCAATAAATGTATGATGGGATGGAAAAGCTGACAAATCTCCCTCCTTGCCCTGCTGTACAGACTTGATGAATTTCCCTGTCACACATCTGaccaatttaattttcattgcaGCATGGCAAAATTCTTCTCCAGAAACATTAACTCTCAGACATTCTCTGTGAATGCCAGCAAGCTGCTCTGCACTTGGGACTTCAATATAACTAATGAAAAAGCTGTGAAACTGCAACAAAAGAATCTCCACACACAAATAAAGGTACAAACCACAAGAAGTACAAAACTTATGTGCATGAGTCATTCTGTTGGGGACTTAGTTGTGCATACAAATTTGTGTGTCTACAGACAAGTCTCTGGCAGAGTGATACAAGAGAGCTAGTCCTGTGCCTAAGAGATTTAAATCTTCCTGACTTCCTGAGTTTTATTTGTTCTGGGCTCCTGGCATTGGCTTAGcagcttgtttttcttttcttatgaagctacatataaatatttgtgtgcTTCTGTTCTATGGAATGAGTCTCTGTGACTATTAAATATTTGCCATACGGAGTATTTATTCaggtttttctccttcctgctatttaaatattttataaacaaaAGGCAGGCTGGAAATATTGTCTGTGAAACTTCACTTCTAGGATATGAACACAAAGTTGCTTAGTGAATGTTCCTAGGATACTCTGCCATCTTCtagaaaaataatctttcatTCAGCTTCTCTGGTAGTACCTTGAAACAAGTTTTGCCTTATGCTGTTGACTAAGAACTTCTTCATCAGGAATTGTTTCTTTGCAGGAAAGTCTCACTGAAGTCAACAAAGAAGTTCAAAATTTTTCTGTGATGGAGAGGGTTGCTCGTATTGCTACTCATCTTCTTGCTTGGCTTgcttccctgggcacagcagtagctgcttgtgctgctgtttACTTCCTCTCCATTAATAACCTCAAGGTAAGGCcagaatttgcatttttctaCACAGAAATTTCACACTGAGTGTGAGGACTGGTTTGCTCACTAcgaggagcacagggcagcagagctgttgTTGCTGCCAGAGCACACACAAATTCTGCTGATCCTAAAGAACTGCCTTTGCAAGGCATGCCCCACTGGGCACTATGGCAAGAGTGAGGGAACTGAGGGGTCTGAGCAAATCCCCctcctctctccagcagctgcctgcctgGGCCCATGGTCAGCTTGGGGACAGTGTGTCTGGTGATCTGGGAAGAAACAAGAAGCAGCCCCAGCAAGACTTACCCCTTCTTCTTTCCCAGGAGCTGCATTTGAGCTGGGGCTCCCACCCTTGGTACACATATAATTTCGGGGAAGGGGAGAGGGTCACTGTACTGCTGCTCATGGGCCCCTAAAACATGACAGTCTGACAGTCTCTAACCTGAGAACATAGGGAGGCGAGCCAGGGGGCTTCCCTGTGGACACACCTTGAGGCAGCATTTTGGTTAGGGCTCTAAGTTTGGGTtgtatcattatttttttttcctctcttagcTGTTTATGAAAGGGTATAGAAATGATCTAGAGAGCCAAGCTGTCATGTTGGTGCTACCTGTGATTGTATCTCTCCTCAACACATTGATCCCATTCTTCTTCTCCTGGcttgggcacctggagaagttTCAGACTCCTGGACAGCACATATATGTCACTATTACCAGGTatttcttgctgccacatcttgGTGCTTTTGGCCTGAAGCTGAGTTCTTTTCAATACAAAGCTGTGTCTGGGTGGTGTGGGGGCAATAGGGAGCTATGGAGGAGAATTAATCTTCTCCAAAGGCTTCTGTACCCTCTTGCATCATGACCTTTTGTCTTTCCTGAGCTTCTGGGATGTTGTATCTCTGCATGAGGATGAGGAATGCTTTCCCTTTCAGCTGGGTGCACTATGACACCGGGCT
Protein-coding sequences here:
- the TMC5 gene encoding transmembrane channel-like protein 5; translation: MSYHYNEAFENPDYHFSETLEIDRRGSSQRNRFSHQTPYDSSLHGSSGEHRGREQNYPVAIPMASLGPGSDYSQDLPRTGPYGNFTDEPEPEEIYTPYSTFHMLDYPYIHGISSGSEDSFIRRRNRRPPDEIFSTSSSMFETDPVCTEEEDLVGSLASMSTNERIKAIQKMPETMRKKREIRNKVLKEITKKSRHRGAQSTQCLQGAAVSFRRFGNTLSECFHQLRLWHKTLKIIGAEFGTSVLSYFVFLKWLLNLNIFSFLINFGFITIPQFLAAEPNNLSFTGLEVFTGAGYFQQTVLYYGFYTNATISKVENGPSYNMQLAYIFTVGIYFVICFLILLFSMAKFFSRNINSQTFSVNASKLLCTWDFNITNEKAVKLQQKNLHTQIKESLTEVNKEVQNFSVMERVARIATHLLAWLASLGTAVAACAAVYFLSINNLKLFMKGYRNDLESQAVMLVLPVIVSLLNTLIPFFFSWLGHLEKFQTPGQHIYVTITRNTILKMSIVGILCYYWLNIVATSESQCWETLVGQDIYRLVLVDFIFCLLGSFFGEFLRRIIGTTVCMNLGLPEFDIGRNVLDLIYAQTLTWIGILFSPLLPGIQMIAFFIVFFVKKVSLMRNCQPPRKVWRTAQMMTSFIFLLFCPSFLGVLSVIGVTVWRLKPSEECGPFRGLSSMYAAVDEWIQILQSYTASKWVVWIYHNLISSELFFFILSSVLLVVIYLYWQIIQGRKTMTELLRKQINNAGKDKIFLLKKLLTLQRAKRSSSALGGRGQQRSASSSRQPAQEVPDYPERAFERNQNSSYNEHPFSVEISSSSDFPSGGEPSPARRSPGAARALELALRARAAALRAGSGGGAGPQPGARTDSAR